A region from the Bacillota bacterium genome encodes:
- the purF gene encoding amidophosphoribosyltransferase — MRRRRARLLGQGRREAVDQCGVVAVVGHPEAASVAQWGLLALQHRGQESAGIASMDGHGRAYLHRGMGLVSDVLSREQLAHLPGHVAIGHVRYSTTGASRLENAQPILSRFRGRFLAVAHNGNFVNAAALRNQLEEGGAIFQTTTDTEVVSHLVARHGGPAEAALVAAARQIAGAWALVLLDPGGVLVARDPLGIRPLSLGVATNPDNGRPVWVAASETCALDSVGASWVRDVEPGEVARIDEHGIRTVARLHAAAGEAGGLCAFEVIYLARPDSVLFNESVHALRKEMGRALAREHPAPGDLVTGVPDSSLSAAMGYAEQLGLPFEMGLIRNRYIGRTFIQPAQGQRRLAVNAKLNAVRKVVEGRRVVLVDDSIVRGTTARRIVELLRQAGATEVHVRIASPPYRFPCHYGVDTARRDELIASEHSVEAIRQAIGADSLAFLSLERLLRVLGGPACVACFTGRYPVPVEGASDKLALEPARQTGTAGPAR, encoded by the coding sequence GTGAGGCGGAGGCGGGCCCGTCTGCTGGGGCAGGGGCGGCGGGAGGCTGTGGATCAGTGCGGCGTGGTGGCGGTCGTCGGGCACCCGGAGGCCGCCTCGGTGGCGCAGTGGGGGCTGCTTGCCCTTCAGCACCGCGGCCAGGAGAGCGCGGGCATCGCGTCGATGGACGGCCACGGGCGGGCTTACCTGCACCGGGGCATGGGGCTCGTCTCCGACGTGCTGAGCCGTGAGCAGCTCGCGCACCTCCCCGGCCACGTCGCCATCGGCCACGTGCGCTACTCCACCACCGGCGCATCCCGCCTGGAGAATGCCCAGCCGATCCTTAGCCGGTTCAGGGGGCGGTTTTTGGCCGTGGCCCACAACGGCAACTTCGTGAACGCTGCGGCGCTTCGCAATCAGCTCGAGGAGGGCGGCGCCATCTTCCAGACCACGACCGACACGGAGGTCGTTTCGCACCTGGTGGCGCGTCACGGCGGGCCGGCCGAAGCGGCACTGGTGGCGGCCGCCCGGCAGATCGCCGGTGCCTGGGCGCTGGTCCTGCTCGACCCCGGCGGGGTGCTGGTGGCGCGGGACCCTCTGGGCATCCGACCCCTGAGCCTCGGCGTGGCGACAAACCCCGACAACGGCCGGCCGGTGTGGGTGGCCGCCTCGGAGACCTGTGCCCTGGATTCGGTGGGGGCGTCGTGGGTCCGGGACGTTGAACCCGGCGAAGTCGCACGCATTGACGAGCACGGCATTCGCACGGTGGCAAGGCTCCACGCGGCCGCCGGCGAGGCGGGCGGGCTGTGTGCGTTCGAGGTCATCTACCTGGCGCGCCCGGATTCGGTGCTGTTCAACGAGAGCGTTCACGCCCTGCGCAAGGAGATGGGGCGGGCGCTGGCCCGGGAGCACCCCGCGCCGGGCGACCTGGTAACGGGCGTTCCCGACTCCAGCCTGTCGGCGGCCATGGGGTATGCCGAACAGCTTGGCCTTCCGTTCGAGATGGGGCTCATCCGCAACCGCTACATCGGACGCACCTTCATCCAGCCGGCGCAGGGGCAGCGGCGGCTGGCGGTCAACGCCAAGCTCAATGCGGTGCGCAAGGTGGTCGAGGGGCGTCGGGTGGTGCTGGTGGACGACTCCATCGTTCGGGGCACCACCGCCCGCCGCATCGTGGAGCTGTTGCGCCAGGCGGGCGCCACCGAGGTTCACGTGCGAATCGCCTCGCCGCCGTACCGGTTCCCCTGCCATTACGGCGTGGACACGGCCCGCCGCGACGAACTCATCGCCTCGGAGCACTCCGTCGAGGCCATCCGGCAGGCGATTGGCGCCGATAGCCTGGCCTTCCTGTCGCTGGAGAGGCTGCTGAGG